GAGGCTTTGCAGCACCGGCCGCAGCCGCACCTGGTGGCGCACCAGGCCGCTCTTGCGCAGGCTGGCGCGCTGCAACTGGTAACTGATCTGCTGGCTCATGCGCTCGATCTGCGCCTGCAGCACCCAGGCCTGCTCACGATCCTGGGGGCGTTGCGCCATGTCCTCGCTCACGCCCTGCAACACCGTCAACGGGGTTTTCAGGCTGTGGGCCAGGTCATCCAGGGAGTCACGATAGCGGCTGCGCTGCTCGCGCTCGCTTTGCAGCAGGCGGTTCAACGAGCCCGTCAGGCGCAACAGCTCGCGCGGGTGCTCCTCACTGAGGCTCTGGCGGGTGCCGCTTTCGATCTGGTCCAGCTCCTGGCTCAAGCGTCGCAAGGCTTGCAATCCCCAGGTCAGGCCGAGCCAGAGCAGTGCCAGGAGCACCAGCAAGGCAGCGCCGAACCCCAGGTAGAGGTTTTCCCGAACGCCTTCCAGGGTTTGCTGGTACTCACGCACCGGCTGCAGCGCGACGATACTGAAGGCCGCGCTCTTGCCCCCCAGCAGCTTGATCTCGACGTCGTAGACAAAGAACTCCTGGCCGTTGGCTTCGCGGATCCTGGCGAACTCATTGCCACGCCCGTCGTACCGCGGCCGGTAGTTGATGTTCTCTTCCTGGGTCGCCCGCGAGCGCCAGACCAGGTGCCCTTCGCGATCGTAGATGTAGCCCAGCAGGCGGCTGTCGGCGAGGTTGAAGCGCTCGTCGGGCAATTGCGCCGGCATCTGCAGGCGGTTGTTCTCGATCCGCGCCGCACTGATCAGGGTGGTGACATCGGAAGCCAGGCGCTGCTCGATAGAGTCCTGCAACGCCAGGCTGAACGCCCCCTGCATGGCTGGCAGCAGGGCCAGCATGAACAGCACCGCCAGGGTCGTGGCGGCCAGCATCAGGCGCAGGCGCAGCGATCGAATCATCGGCAACGCTCGTTGAACAGGTAGCCCAGGCCACGCACCGTATCGATCGGCTTGAAGCCCGACGGCCCCTCAAGCTTGCGCCGCAAGCGGCCCACCAGCACTTCGATGACATTCGGATCGCGCTCGTCGTCGTCCGGGTACAACTGCTCCATGAGCCGGTCCTTGGCCACCACTTGCTGATGATGACGCATCAGGTATTCGAGAATCCGGTACTCATAGGCCGTCAGGGCCAGGGGCTGCTCATCCAGGGAGGCCTGCTTGCGATTCAGGTCCAGCAGCAGCGGCCCGGCAATGATGGTGGACTGGGTAAAGCCACTGGAGCGCCGCAGCAGCGCATTCAGGCGCGCATCCAGCTCTTCGAACTGGAATGGCTTGACCACATAGTCGTCCGCACCGGCCGCCAGGCCCTCGACCTTGTCCTGCCAGTTGCCACGGGCCGTGAGGATGAGGATCGGGAACGTCTTGCCACGGTTGCGCAACTGGCGGATCAGGTCCAGCCCGCCCATGCCGGGCAGGCCCAGGTCGATCACCGCCAGATCGTGGTTGAACTGCTCGGTCTGATACAGCGCCTCCTCGGCGTTGGCCACGGACTCGACGACATGACCGCTGTCGGTGAGGCGGGTTTGCAAATGATGACGCAACAGCGCCTCATCTTCGACGACCAGCAACTTCATAACGCTCTCCCAGGCAAAATTCGACATCTCCAGGGGCGCCCCTGCGCCCTGATGATTAATGCGCCAACGCCGGACCGTGCCCAAGGCACGATCCGGCGCGGTCCAGGCCAGGCCGCTTATCAGAAAGCGTAGTTGGCCGACAGGTAGGTCTGGGCGCTGCTGGTAAGGCTCAGCGAACCCTGCTTGCTGCCACCGCGCTCGCTCATCTCGGTCCCGGCATTGCTGCGCAGGTAACGGTAGCCGAGCTCCACCGAGGTGTTCTGTGAAACCTGTTGCAGGACGCCGGCCTGTACGCCCACCGCGTAACCAATGTCGCTGTCACGGCTGAAGCCCGGAGACTCCTGAGTCAGCTTGGTCAGGCCGGCCGTGCCGCCGCCAAAGAGTTTGGTGCTGCTGGTCACCGGCAGGAACATATCGTAGCTGCCCAGCAGGTTCTGCTGGCGCAGTTTAATGCCGTTGTGGGAGCCAGACACATAATCGTAGGTAGCGTAGTAACGACCCTGGTCATTCTGTTGACCGGCGCGTATGCCCCAGGTGTTGTCCTTGCCGATCACGCCATCGGCGTTCGGGTGGCCCAGGTTGCTGTTGAGCTGGCTGGACTTGTTGATCTTGTCGCTGGTCTGGCCGAAGGACAACCCAACGAAGTTGCTGTCAGCGGCTTGGGCAGCGGCGCTGGCGCCGAAGACGGTAAAGGCCAGGAACAGTTTTTTCAATGAAGTCATAGGAAGTTTCCTTTGCGCTATTGGCTTTTTGGGTACGGGGCTAGAGTAAACAGCCCGCCCTGAACTCCCCCTGAACACACCCTTAACCTCGCCTGAACCAGATCGACTAGGCTGTGCTGACACCTTTTCAACCGGAGTTCCCCTCATGCGCATGCTCGTCGCATTGGTCCTGTTAACCCTCGGCAGCCTCAGCCAGGCCGCCATCAAGACTCAGGAAATTCCCTATCGCAGCACCGACGGCACTCAGTTGATCGGCTACTACGCCTACGACGACGCCCTACAGGGCCCGCGCCCGGGCATCGTGGTGGTGCATGAATGGTGGGGCCTCAACGACTACGCCAAGCGCCGGGCCCGGGACCTTGCCGCCCTTGGCTACAGTGCCCTGGCCATCGACATGTACGGCCAGGGCAAGCACACCGAACACCCGGCGGACGCCATGGCCTTCATGCAGGCCGCGCTGAAGGACAGTACCGCTGCCAGTGCACGTTTCAACGCCGGCCTTGAGCTGTTGAAACAGCAACCGCAGACCGATCCGCAGAAACTCGCCGCCATCGGCTACTGCTTTGGCGGCAAGATTGTCCTGGACGCCGCGCGCCAGGGCCTGCCCCTGGCCGGCGTGGTGAGTTTCCACGGTGCCCTGGCCACCGCCACACCGGCTACCCCCGGCAGCGTCAAGGCCAAGATCCTGGTGGAACATGGGGCCCAGGACAGCATGGTGACGGCGGACAACGTCACCACCTTCAAAACGGAAATGGACAAGGCCGGCGCCGACTACCGCTTCGTCAGCCTGGAGGGAGCCAAGCATGGCTTCAGCAATCCCGATGCCGACCGCCTGAGCCATGGCGAACACGGCGGGCCGGACATCGGCTACAACAAGGCCGCCGATGAGCGTTCCTGGGCAGACATGCAGGCATTCTTCAAAAAACTGTTTGGCTAGCCGCCGTACCTGGGTTGCGGTCAGTGCGCTGCGGCAACCCTTTGCGCTTCACCCGACTACCCTCAAACGCAGCAACCCGGCACACTAGCGGCCATGAATGCTCTCCCCCCCCTCCCCGCTTGCTGCACCCCTCTGGACGCTGCCTGGCCGCTGCCGAACGTCCTGCCCCAAGCCCTCTGGCTAA
The DNA window shown above is from Pseudomonas protegens CHA0 and carries:
- a CDS encoding response regulator, giving the protein MKLLVVEDEALLRHHLQTRLTDSGHVVESVANAEEALYQTEQFNHDLAVIDLGLPGMGGLDLIRQLRNRGKTFPILILTARGNWQDKVEGLAAGADDYVVKPFQFEELDARLNALLRRSSGFTQSTIIAGPLLLDLNRKQASLDEQPLALTAYEYRILEYLMRHHQQVVAKDRLMEQLYPDDDERDPNVIEVLVGRLRRKLEGPSGFKPIDTVRGLGYLFNERCR
- a CDS encoding outer membrane beta-barrel protein; translation: MTSLKKLFLAFTVFGASAAAQAADSNFVGLSFGQTSDKINKSSQLNSNLGHPNADGVIGKDNTWGIRAGQQNDQGRYYATYDYVSGSHNGIKLRQQNLLGSYDMFLPVTSSTKLFGGGTAGLTKLTQESPGFSRDSDIGYAVGVQAGVLQQVSQNTSVELGYRYLRSNAGTEMSERGGSKQGSLSLTSSAQTYLSANYAF
- a CDS encoding dienelactone hydrolase family protein; amino-acid sequence: MRMLVALVLLTLGSLSQAAIKTQEIPYRSTDGTQLIGYYAYDDALQGPRPGIVVVHEWWGLNDYAKRRARDLAALGYSALAIDMYGQGKHTEHPADAMAFMQAALKDSTAASARFNAGLELLKQQPQTDPQKLAAIGYCFGGKIVLDAARQGLPLAGVVSFHGALATATPATPGSVKAKILVEHGAQDSMVTADNVTTFKTEMDKAGADYRFVSLEGAKHGFSNPDADRLSHGEHGGPDIGYNKAADERSWADMQAFFKKLFG
- a CDS encoding ATP-binding protein, which codes for MIRSLRLRLMLAATTLAVLFMLALLPAMQGAFSLALQDSIEQRLASDVTTLISAARIENNRLQMPAQLPDERFNLADSRLLGYIYDREGHLVWRSRATQEENINYRPRYDGRGNEFARIREANGQEFFVYDVEIKLLGGKSAAFSIVALQPVREYQQTLEGVRENLYLGFGAALLVLLALLWLGLTWGLQALRRLSQELDQIESGTRQSLSEEHPRELLRLTGSLNRLLQSEREQRSRYRDSLDDLAHSLKTPLTVLQGVSEDMAQRPQDREQAWVLQAQIERMSQQISYQLQRASLRKSGLVRHQVRLRPVLQSLCDTLDKVYRDKQVRVSFDLPERCYLPIEHGALLELLGNLLENAYRLCLSSVRISVRETLEGSELCVEDDGPGVPPDQRARILQRGERLDRQHPGQGIGLAVVKDIIESYGAQLTLGDSALGGAAFRIHFPAL